Proteins encoded in a region of the Methanobacterium aggregans genome:
- a CDS encoding DUF1972 domain-containing protein, with product MLDRKIAIIGTRGIPNSYGGFEKFAEILSTRLASKGYEICVSCERPEDNHTPPSFNGVELFYFPMKPPNFFLLRIVYEFLYDAYSLFKAARRADIVYMLGYSAAMFFFIPKLFGKQLWVNPDGMEWKRPKFNPFIRWLLKVSEKLAVFWADEMIVDSKEIKKYMDSKYGIESEFIAYGALDVPPIPWEDNKLTDDLRGKITLNPHYWLMVARLEPENNIHTIIKGYLQSSVEMPLVVVGNFGSPAYEKHVKAIVDEGPDKKIIFTGGIYNKEILNMIRQNCFAYLHGHSVGGTNPSLVEIMKMETVILAHNNEFNREVCRDYALYFNDADDLSHKMEIIDSERETFLDLAEKAYERVSKDYSWEGVADDYENLIKGV from the coding sequence ATGTTGGACAGGAAAATAGCCATAATTGGTACGAGGGGAATCCCAAATAGTTACGGGGGATTTGAAAAATTCGCGGAAATTTTAAGCACAAGGCTTGCCTCAAAGGGCTATGAGATCTGTGTGAGCTGTGAAAGACCAGAAGACAACCATACTCCACCATCCTTCAATGGTGTTGAACTTTTTTACTTCCCAATGAAACCTCCAAATTTCTTCCTCCTACGAATAGTTTATGAATTTTTATACGATGCTTACTCACTCTTCAAAGCAGCAAGACGTGCAGACATAGTTTACATGTTAGGTTACAGCGCTGCAATGTTCTTTTTTATACCAAAACTCTTCGGAAAACAGCTCTGGGTCAACCCCGACGGCATGGAATGGAAACGGCCAAAATTCAATCCATTCATAAGGTGGCTTTTAAAGGTATCTGAGAAACTGGCTGTTTTCTGGGCCGATGAAATGATAGTGGATTCAAAGGAGATCAAAAAGTACATGGACTCCAAGTACGGCATTGAATCTGAATTCATAGCCTACGGAGCTCTTGACGTTCCACCAATCCCATGGGAGGATAACAAACTCACCGACGACTTGAGGGGAAAAATAACCCTTAACCCACACTACTGGCTTATGGTTGCCAGGCTTGAACCTGAAAACAACATCCACACCATAATCAAAGGCTACCTCCAAAGCAGCGTTGAGATGCCCCTGGTTGTTGTTGGAAACTTCGGATCCCCTGCATACGAGAAACATGTCAAGGCAATTGTAGATGAGGGACCCGATAAAAAAATAATATTCACAGGTGGAATCTACAACAAGGAAATCCTGAACATGATCAGGCAGAACTGCTTCGCCTACCTCCACGGGCACAGTGTGGGTGGAACCAACCCCTCACTGGTGGAGATAATGAAAATGGAAACAGTGATCCTCGCCCACAACAACGAGTTCAACAGGGAGGTCTGCAGGGACTACGCACTCTACTTCAACGATGCAGACGATCTGAGCCATAAAATGGAGATCATTGACTCAGAACGTGAAACCTTCCTAGATCTAGCGGAAAAGGCATATGAAAGGGTTTCAAAGGATTACTCCTGGGAAGGGGTTGCTGATGACTACGAAAATCTGATCAAAGGGGTTTAA
- a CDS encoding glycosyltransferase family 4 protein gives MKILMIHYSEVTSPGGVHKTVVEMAKNLSKMGHEVTVLQGNPKGLSHEETYEGFHIIRVKSRVADHLYGFSPEIYSYLKKHFKELNPDVIHVHGYHTLFSPEVSYLIKRINPEVPIVFSPHFGVFSRSSFAGKHLWGMYNRSLGKSIIETSDVIVTASKFESDNLMKLFKVDEKSVKVIPHGVDFISTDKVKEKNGRINLLYVGYLLELKGIQWIIEALHELVYRRKVKASLSIVGEGPYEAELKKLAETLDVSQFIQWEGFVPSSQSERLREIYRSSDVLLLLSQSENYGIVVSEALASKTPVIVTKRTALNEFLNEPGCFGVNYPPNPEEVADLVLEIHEDGVEVGPLTQKIQMWDEIVKKYEEEYMILVSPNELE, from the coding sequence ATGAAGATCCTGATGATCCATTACTCAGAGGTAACCTCCCCTGGGGGAGTCCACAAAACCGTAGTAGAAATGGCCAAAAACCTTTCTAAGATGGGTCATGAGGTAACTGTGCTCCAGGGAAATCCCAAAGGACTTTCCCATGAAGAAACCTATGAAGGCTTTCATATAATACGTGTTAAGTCCAGGGTAGCGGATCATCTCTATGGATTCAGCCCAGAGATCTACTCTTACCTCAAGAAACATTTCAAGGAATTAAATCCAGATGTGATCCATGTTCATGGATACCACACCCTATTTTCTCCAGAGGTAAGTTATTTAATTAAGAGAATAAACCCCGAAGTTCCAATAGTTTTTTCACCGCATTTTGGAGTGTTCAGCAGGAGCAGTTTTGCAGGAAAACATCTCTGGGGAATGTACAACAGATCCCTTGGTAAAAGTATAATAGAAACCAGCGATGTTATTGTTACAGCTTCCAAATTTGAGTCCGATAATCTGATGAAACTTTTCAAGGTAGATGAAAAGAGTGTAAAGGTTATTCCACACGGCGTTGACTTTATCAGCACAGACAAGGTGAAGGAAAAAAATGGAAGAATAAACCTCCTCTACGTTGGCTACCTCCTGGAGCTGAAGGGGATCCAGTGGATCATTGAAGCCCTCCATGAACTGGTTTACAGAAGGAAGGTTAAAGCCTCCCTGAGCATCGTTGGTGAAGGACCCTACGAAGCTGAGCTTAAAAAACTTGCCGAAACCCTGGATGTGAGCCAGTTCATCCAATGGGAGGGCTTCGTTCCGTCTTCACAGTCCGAAAGGTTGAGGGAAATTTACAGAAGCTCAGACGTACTACTACTACTCTCACAATCTGAAAACTATGGAATTGTTGTTTCAGAAGCTTTGGCCAGTAAAACCCCTGTCATAGTAACAAAAAGAACAGCTTTAAATGAATTTTTAAATGAACCCGGCTGTTTTGGAGTTAACTACCCACCAAACCCTGAAGAAGTTGCAGACCTGGTACTGGAGATCCATGAAGATGGTGTTGAGGTTGGCCCCCTGACCCAGAAGATACAGATGTGGGACGAAATAGTTAAGAAGTATGAAGAAGAATACATGATACTGGTGAGCCCCAATGAACTTGAGTAA
- a CDS encoding glycosyltransferase translates to MNSEPLVSVVVPVLNSEKTLKKCLNSVLNQSYGNIEVIVVDGGSNDRTVEIAQKLGAKVVDANVPSMTKQTNMGIINSQGKYIYRIDSDVILPGNMVEECVEKCEVEGYDGVCVFWLPDKSISFWAKVRRIEKESYVKTPNCVGSIKYDKNVLGARFLRRDVFDAVGGFDEGISTIGEDYALYNKLARSDFNFALIKSREKHVGEPRRIQDIIQKNFRYGTALMQFSDNQKEGTKQFSPAGRTYLIKAFETAFKNNLTLFFGLMIYLFAVYTSTATGIVYYKFTMQTKRLA, encoded by the coding sequence ATGAATTCAGAACCCCTGGTTTCCGTGGTTGTGCCTGTTTTGAACTCTGAAAAAACACTGAAAAAATGTTTGAACAGTGTTCTGAATCAAAGCTACGGGAACATCGAAGTGATAGTGGTGGACGGAGGGTCCAACGACAGAACAGTTGAAATAGCACAGAAGTTAGGGGCAAAGGTTGTTGATGCAAACGTCCCCAGCATGACCAAACAGACCAACATGGGAATTATTAATTCCCAGGGCAAGTACATCTACAGAATAGATTCCGATGTTATTTTACCGGGCAACATGGTGGAGGAGTGCGTGGAAAAATGTGAAGTTGAAGGATACGATGGAGTTTGTGTTTTCTGGCTTCCAGATAAATCCATAAGCTTCTGGGCCAAGGTTCGAAGGATAGAAAAGGAGAGTTACGTGAAAACCCCCAACTGCGTTGGATCCATCAAGTACGATAAAAATGTTCTGGGTGCCCGCTTCTTAAGAAGGGATGTTTTTGATGCTGTTGGAGGATTTGATGAGGGAATATCAACTATTGGAGAAGACTACGCCCTCTACAACAAACTGGCAAGGAGTGATTTCAACTTCGCCCTCATAAAATCCAGGGAAAAACATGTTGGAGAACCCAGGCGCATCCAGGACATAATCCAGAAGAACTTCAGGTACGGCACAGCCCTGATGCAGTTTTCAGATAATCAGAAGGAGGGAACCAAACAGTTCTCACCTGCAGGCAGAACCTACCTGATAAAAGCCTTTGAAACTGCTTTTAAGAATAATTTAACCCTATTTTTTGGTTTGATGATCTACCTCTTTGCAGTTTACACCTCCACAGCCACTGGAATTGTTTACTACAAATTCACAATGCAGACCAAGAGGTTGGCATAG
- a CDS encoding DUF2206 domain-containing protein, protein MNLSNHSTVNDSRVNSSTIISWDIKRLLLVILSLQLSIWGLYGIQSLFGFKVPLLSQILPFIYLTFVPGILLLKVLKFDNLNRVERLIYSVGSSLVILMVVGLVTNYFLQLTGISQPLSVIYILMVMTLMVIILSALAYIREDPDKVYSVDLTEYLTLTNLILVTIPFLTILGSYIINVYGNNTLIFLTLSLIAVVPLLAAFDKMPKKSYPLAIFVVSLSLLLHISLISNFIYGRDAFYEYYVSTITLKNLYWTPNLSYELNALMSITILPTIYQKFCNISLAYVFKAIYPFLFALVPLTLYELFRKYVCSTNSFLACFFMVSIISFYAEMPQLLRQEIGEIFFVLSLLLLMDSKLDETRKYFLLVLFLVGITFSHYSMAYYFLFLILATALFHKLIKTGKIRAFHQKIKGGRFKKLGKVLPLEKLETPSHVSIKLSYVALVVVFILSWYIFVSRGTTYTDLVAVVVSIYNNLISEFLDIGGSEAMNIALTGSQTYITLKIVTAFNLLATFFISLGLFYSLYMNKKGKSVHFIPEYLILSIINFVLWILAIVIPYFSSILTANRLYHITLLILAPFVIIGGVKFFNLFRIEKTKALKILSVFLVVFYVFNVGMVGSLIGEETSMGLDSSVADFPRANEQELVGARWLASNKIAGLQSFGDMYRMPIMGAFDWDKVDDFPKNVTWIGGNYIYLGTVNTETGTALIDGGRFSGGKYVSMKGWIGIKDRIYDNGKATIYK, encoded by the coding sequence ATGAACTTGAGTAACCATTCAACAGTTAACGATTCAAGAGTCAACAGTTCAACAATTATTTCCTGGGACATCAAAAGGTTACTGCTGGTTATTTTATCCCTGCAACTTTCTATCTGGGGCCTTTACGGAATTCAATCATTATTCGGCTTTAAAGTACCCTTGTTAAGCCAGATTTTACCCTTCATCTACCTGACATTTGTGCCTGGCATTCTTCTGCTGAAGGTCCTGAAATTCGACAATCTGAACAGGGTTGAAAGGCTGATCTACTCTGTTGGAAGCAGTTTAGTCATTTTAATGGTGGTTGGTCTGGTAACCAACTATTTTCTGCAGTTAACTGGAATTTCACAGCCCCTTTCAGTGATCTACATCCTCATGGTCATGACCCTTATGGTGATTATCCTCTCGGCACTGGCCTACATTAGGGAGGACCCTGATAAGGTTTATTCTGTAGATCTGACGGAGTACCTCACTTTAACCAACCTCATCCTGGTTACCATCCCATTTCTCACGATCCTGGGATCCTACATCATCAACGTTTACGGGAACAACACCCTGATATTCCTCACCCTTTCCCTCATCGCAGTTGTGCCGTTACTTGCAGCCTTTGATAAGATGCCCAAAAAATCTTATCCCCTGGCAATTTTCGTTGTTTCACTGTCTCTCCTTCTCCACATATCCCTGATTTCAAACTTCATCTATGGAAGGGATGCTTTTTACGAGTACTACGTTTCAACCATAACCCTCAAGAACCTGTACTGGACACCCAACCTGAGCTATGAACTCAACGCTTTAATGAGCATAACCATCCTCCCAACCATCTACCAGAAATTCTGTAACATAAGCCTGGCCTACGTTTTCAAGGCCATTTACCCCTTCCTCTTTGCACTGGTGCCCCTGACACTGTACGAGCTCTTCAGGAAATATGTGTGTTCCACGAACTCCTTTCTTGCATGCTTCTTCATGGTGTCCATAATATCCTTCTACGCAGAAATGCCCCAGCTCCTAAGGCAGGAGATCGGGGAGATCTTTTTCGTACTATCCCTGCTGTTACTCATGGACTCTAAATTAGATGAAACACGGAAATATTTCCTTTTAGTACTTTTCCTGGTTGGGATAACCTTTTCTCATTATTCAATGGCTTACTACTTTTTATTCCTTATTCTCGCTACAGCCCTCTTCCATAAACTGATTAAAACCGGTAAAATAAGGGCTTTTCATCAAAAAATCAAAGGGGGTAGGTTTAAAAAGTTGGGTAAGGTTTTGCCACTGGAAAAACTGGAAACTCCCTCCCACGTGTCCATAAAACTTTCATACGTTGCACTGGTTGTGGTTTTCATACTCTCATGGTACATCTTCGTTTCCAGGGGAACCACCTACACTGACCTGGTTGCTGTAGTTGTCAGCATATACAACAACCTCATCTCTGAATTTCTGGATATTGGTGGTTCAGAAGCCATGAACATTGCACTCACAGGCTCCCAAACCTACATCACACTCAAAATCGTCACTGCCTTCAACCTCCTTGCAACCTTCTTCATTTCCCTGGGTTTATTCTACTCATTGTACATGAACAAAAAAGGAAAATCAGTGCATTTTATTCCAGAATATTTAATTTTGTCAATAATAAACTTTGTTTTATGGATCCTGGCCATTGTTATCCCCTACTTCAGCTCCATTTTAACTGCGAATCGTTTGTACCATATAACCCTGCTGATACTGGCCCCATTTGTAATTATTGGAGGGGTTAAATTCTTCAACCTCTTCAGAATAGAAAAAACAAAGGCTTTAAAGATTTTATCCGTGTTTCTTGTTGTTTTTTACGTCTTCAACGTGGGAATGGTTGGATCCCTCATTGGTGAAGAAACATCCATGGGCCTGGACAGCAGCGTGGCTGATTTCCCCAGGGCCAATGAACAGGAACTTGTGGGTGCCAGGTGGCTGGCTTCCAACAAGATAGCTGGTTTACAGAGCTTCGGGGACATGTACCGCATGCCAATAATGGGTGCCTTTGACTGGGACAAGGTTGATGATTTCCCAAAGAACGTAACCTGGATTGGGGGAAACTACATCTACCTAGGTACAGTGAACACTGAAACAGGAACTGCACTCATCGACGGTGGAAGATTTTCAGGCGGGAAGTACGTGAGCATGAAGGGATGGATTGGCATCAAAGACAGGATCTACGACAATGGAAAGGCCACCATCTACAAGTGA